Proteins from a single region of Oryza brachyantha chromosome 6, ObraRS2, whole genome shotgun sequence:
- the LOC102720530 gene encoding uncharacterized protein LOC102720530 produces the protein MEHAPDRSDADGGCEWREELRQQQSQVDALRERLVEVKVGMRCSEEDSRRELDHLCRRVKTIATLLAYLKSKARIMAIPHLAHTSCGIRHQDGVGYVDRHGVPLADWSKGSESASSEGLDDEMAADSGRVAEHGDANEGDVDVEDILKSIHVVTDVMETLVKRVIVAESEAANEKEKVRMGLEEIRRKTMQVESMSMKVEEMEKFAVGTNGMLNEMRQRVEDMVLETTRQRQRAAENEQELSRVKHDFESLRTYVGTLVNVRETLLSSEKQFETMEKLFDRLVARTNQLESEKAQKEAEVQKVMEENVRLRAMVDKKEAQLQAMSEQCKFMALSRPN, from the exons ATGGAGCATGCCCCTGATCGGAGTGACGCGGACGGGGGTTGCGAATGGAGGGAGGAGCTGCGGCAGCAGCAGTCGCAGGTGGACGCGCTGCGTGAGAGGCTCGTGGAGGTCAAGGTCGGGATGAGGTGCTCCGAGGAGGACTCGAGGAGGGAGCTGGATCACCTCTGCCGCAGGGTCAAGACCATCGCCACGCTGCTGGCCTACCTCAAATCCAAGGCCAGGATCATGGCGATACCGCACCTCGCACACACGTCCTGCGGGATTAGGCACCAGGACGGCGTGGGCTACGTCGACAGGCACGGGGTGCCGCTGGCTGATTGGTCCAAGGGCTCCGAGTCTGCTTCCTCCGAGGGTTTAGATGACGAAATGGCGGCAGATAGTGGCCGCGTTGCTGAACATGGTGATGCCAATGAGGGGGATGTAGACGTGGAAGATATTCTGAAGTCCATACATGTGGTGACTGATGTTATGGAGACCCTTGTGAAGAGAGTTATTGTTGCTGAATCCGAAGCCGCTAACGAGAAAGAGAAGGTGAGGATGGGTCTGGAAGAGATCAGGAGGAAGACTATGCAGGTCGAGTCCATGTCCATGAAAGTTGAGGAAATGGAGAAATTTGCGGTGGGCACTAATGGTATGCTGAATGAGATGAGGCAAAGGGTTGAAGACATGGTGTTGGAGACCACCCGGCAAAGGCAGCGTGCGGCTGAAAATGAACAGGAGCTTAGTCGCGTGAAGCATGACTTTGAGTCTCTTAGAACTTATGTCGGTACACTCGTTAATGTCAGAGAAACTCTTCTTTCATCAGAGAAGCAGTTTGAAACAATGGAAAAGCTTTTTGACAG GCTAGTTGCAAGGACCAACCAACTTGAGAGTGAGAAAGCACAGAAAGAAGCCGAAGTCCAGAAGGTGATGGAGGAGAATGTGAGGCTACGTGCCATGGTTGATAAGAAGGAGGCGCAGCTTCAGGCGATGAGTGAGCAGTGCAAGTTCATGGCGCTGAGCCGTCCCAACTAG